CGGCCGCGACGCGCCGAGAATAGCCTACTCTTGTAGCACTTTCCGGAAGTAGTCGGGCAAGCTCATCGACAAGGGTGAGAGCTCGGCGGCGGGCTGCCATTCGATCCGATCGGTCAACAGCTCCGGCCGGTCGTCGTCCGGCCGCCAGCGCTCGACGACCCGCGCGTCGAGATCGATGATCCAGTACTCCGGTACTCGCTGGCGCTGGTACAGCCGGCGCTTGGTGATTCGGTCCGCGCGCGCGCTGCTCGGCGAGATCACTTCGACCGCTAGCAGTAATCCATCCAAGTCGGCATACGACCGGGGACGGCGACCCTCCAGCAGCGGCGCTACGAAGATGTCGGGCTCCACCACAGTGCGGTCGTCGTACTGGACGTCCGCCGGCGCGATCACGGTCAGGCCAATGCGGAAGCGTTCCACGTAGTCCGCGATCAGCCGGGCGAGCTCGAACGTGGCGAGCTGGTGGGGAAGCGCCGGCGACGGCGTCACCAGCAACTGCCCGTCGACCAGCTCGTACCGGTTGCCGTCCGCAGGTAGCTCGCGCCACCGCTCGACGGTCCACATCGGTGCTGTCTCAACCATACCCATACTCTAGGCTCTCCGGGGCCAAGCTCGCAAGGGCTCACAATCGGAGCCTGACCTCCTGAGCGCACGCCAGCGAAACCGTTCACTTGCTGCTGGAAGCCTCAGACTGCGGTGGACGCGCGCCAGCCGTGTGACCTTGCGTACTACTTAATTAAGCGATTAATTAAACACATGCCTCGGAAAGAATCCAAAGAGGTCATTCTCGACGCGGCCGAGTCGCTATTCGCCGGCCGCGGGTTCGACGCGACCACGATCAAGCAGATCGGCACCCGCGCGAAGGTCAACCCGGCGCTGCTGTACTACTACTTCGGCGACAAGAAGGCGCTGTACCGTGCCGTGCTCGCCCGGCTGATCGGCGGGTTGGCTGAGAACCTCGGCGGACGACTGCGCGAAGCGCGCACTCCCGAGGACGCCGTTCACGGCGTCGTAGCAGCCCAGATGGAAGTCCTCGGCGCGCACCCCGACCTCGCGCGGATCTTCGTGCGGGAGATGGTCGAGCACCGCGGCGAGAATGCGGCCGACCCGATCTCGGATTCGATGGCGAAGGTGTTCAAGCGGCTGTGCGGGATCATCGAGCAGGGCCAGCGCGCGGGCTTGTTCCGCAAAGA
The genomic region above belongs to Gemmatimonadaceae bacterium and contains:
- a CDS encoding Uma2 family endonuclease — protein: MVETAPMWTVERWRELPADGNRYELVDGQLLVTPSPALPHQLATFELARLIADYVERFRIGLTVIAPADVQYDDRTVVEPDIFVAPLLEGRRPRSYADLDGLLLAVEVISPSSARADRITKRRLYQRQRVPEYWIIDLDARVVERWRPDDDRPELLTDRIEWQPAAELSPLSMSLPDYFRKVLQE